A genomic window from Cytobacillus suaedae includes:
- a CDS encoding TAXI family TRAP transporter solute-binding subunit, with the protein MKKRNLFLSFIMLVGFSMILAACGGKAQLALVTGGTGGTYYPLGGELANIINDHADAEVTSQSSNASADNMKDIANGDADLAFTQTDIASYAVDGKLMFDGTAVTNAQAIGTLYPETIQIVTLKDSGITSVEDLRGKTVSVGAPGSGTYANAEQILEIHGMTMDDIDAQNLAFDESTDGLQDGNIDAAFITAGTPTGAVEGLSALKDVSIVPIAQDKIDALIAKYPYYAQDAVPAGTYKLEAEVATVAVSAMLVVSSELDEDLVYEMTKAIFENTDKISHAKGAFISAENAVKGVGIDFHPGAAKYFKEKGLLD; encoded by the coding sequence ATGAAGAAACGAAATTTATTTCTTTCTTTCATCATGCTAGTAGGTTTCTCTATGATTCTTGCAGCGTGTGGTGGAAAAGCACAGCTTGCTCTTGTAACAGGTGGTACTGGTGGTACATATTATCCATTAGGTGGAGAACTTGCCAACATTATTAATGACCATGCAGATGCTGAAGTAACAAGTCAATCTTCAAATGCATCAGCTGATAACATGAAGGATATTGCAAACGGAGATGCAGATTTAGCGTTTACACAAACAGATATCGCATCTTATGCGGTAGATGGAAAATTAATGTTTGATGGCACTGCAGTTACAAATGCACAAGCTATCGGAACACTTTATCCTGAAACAATTCAAATTGTTACTCTTAAAGATAGCGGTATTACGTCTGTTGAAGATTTAAGAGGTAAAACAGTTTCTGTTGGAGCTCCTGGAAGTGGAACTTATGCGAATGCAGAACAAATCTTAGAAATCCATGGAATGACTATGGACGACATTGATGCTCAAAACTTAGCGTTTGACGAGTCAACTGATGGTCTTCAAGATGGAAACATTGATGCTGCGTTTATCACTGCTGGTACTCCAACTGGTGCAGTAGAAGGTCTTTCAGCATTAAAAGATGTTTCAATCGTACCAATTGCACAAGATAAAATTGATGCTCTAATTGCAAAATATCCATACTATGCTCAAGATGCTGTTCCAGCAGGAACGTATAAATTAGAAGCTGAAGTAGCAACAGTTGCAGTTTCTGCAATGTTAGTTGTAAGCTCTGAATTAGATGAAGATTTAGTATATGAAATGACAAAAGCAATCTTTGAAAACACAGATAAAATTTCACATGCAAAAGGTGCATTCATTTCAGCTGAAAATGCTGTTAAAGGTGTAGGAATTGATTTCCACCCAGGTGCAGCGAAATATTTCAAAGAAAAAGGTCTTCTAGACTAA
- a CDS encoding DUF1850 domain-containing protein: MIPLIVFVLIVFIFLIPYKSVLSFSFQNTNKVLTYIPVDMRGESFQIKFTHTIHLSDVLETYSIDSDDKIHQTEFMYEDFNVGMPSNAYGNEKFVEKNGKYYIINMDRVHPYLDIRIAQTIPYHVVIFEGEEYSLLDFIEPGTWTRVQSKKINLWQLLRGVNMLEQR; the protein is encoded by the coding sequence ATGATCCCATTGATAGTATTTGTTCTTATTGTTTTCATTTTTTTAATACCGTATAAGTCAGTCCTTTCTTTTAGCTTCCAAAATACCAATAAGGTATTAACTTATATACCTGTTGATATGCGAGGCGAATCATTCCAAATTAAATTCACCCACACTATTCACCTTTCAGATGTACTTGAAACGTATTCGATTGATTCAGATGATAAAATTCATCAGACGGAATTCATGTACGAAGATTTTAATGTTGGCATGCCTTCTAATGCCTATGGTAATGAAAAGTTTGTTGAAAAGAATGGAAAATACTATATTATAAATATGGATCGAGTTCATCCTTATCTAGATATAAGAATAGCCCAAACTATACCGTATCATGTGGTAATTTTTGAGGGGGAAGAATATTCACTATTAGATTTTATCGAGCCTGGGACTTGGACACGTGTGCAAAGTAAGAAGATCAATTTATGGCAATTGTTGAGGGGAGTGAATATGCTTGAGCAAAGATAA
- a CDS encoding TRAP transporter permease, whose amino-acid sequence MTSEEQQELLEKYDPEAGTRKFTGILKWIAFIGLLSFSLFQLYTAVFGVFTAQIQRSIHLGFALALIFILFPAKKGTAKKGKVTITWYDAILALLSVGVGLYWPLNINELVLRVSDLSAMDMFFGISAILLVLEATRRAVGLPITIIAVVFMAYAMLGPYMPGFLSHRGLRLEKLVQTMFFTTEGILGTPLAVSSTFIFLFLLFGAFLVKTGVGQYFNDLAVSIAGRSVGGPAKVAIFSSALQGTISGSSVANVVTSGSFTIPMMKKLGYRKEFAGAVEAAASTGGQLMPPIMGAAAFLMVEFIGNGITYWDIAKAAAIPAVLYFAGIWIMTHFEAKRIGLRGMTKEEMPDRKEVLKKIYLLVPILAVVVLLMSGMSVTRAALWAIVVTVGVSAIRKETRIGLVGIISALVDGARTALAVAAATAAAGMIVGVVTKTGLGLKLANGLLDLSGGLILPTLFFTMVAAIVLGMGSPTTANYVITSTIAAPAIILLGVPDLSAHLFVFYFGIVADVTPPVALAAFAAAGVSGGEPIRTGFQSARLAIAAFIIPYIFVLSPELLMIDTTVPRTLWVVATSLMGMIAIGAGMIGYWMRSTHWIERILAVTAGLLLIYPEGYSDTIGLVMFIGLLVMQYVIKRENPRKTATANS is encoded by the coding sequence ATGACATCAGAAGAACAACAAGAATTGTTGGAGAAATATGATCCAGAAGCAGGTACTCGAAAATTTACAGGAATTCTAAAGTGGATTGCATTTATTGGTTTACTTTCTTTTTCTTTATTCCAGCTTTACACGGCTGTTTTTGGAGTTTTCACTGCCCAAATCCAAAGGTCGATTCACTTGGGCTTTGCATTGGCATTAATTTTTATCCTTTTTCCTGCTAAAAAAGGGACAGCCAAAAAAGGAAAGGTTACGATTACGTGGTATGATGCAATCCTTGCTCTATTATCAGTAGGTGTTGGGTTGTATTGGCCGTTAAATATTAATGAGCTAGTCCTTCGTGTAAGTGATTTATCTGCAATGGATATGTTTTTTGGGATAAGTGCTATTTTATTAGTACTTGAAGCAACCCGTCGTGCAGTAGGGTTACCTATTACCATTATTGCTGTCGTTTTCATGGCCTATGCGATGCTTGGTCCTTACATGCCTGGTTTCTTAAGTCATAGGGGATTAAGACTTGAGAAGCTTGTCCAAACCATGTTTTTTACAACGGAAGGGATACTTGGTACACCACTCGCCGTGTCATCAACATTTATCTTCCTGTTCCTATTGTTTGGGGCATTCTTAGTGAAAACAGGGGTTGGGCAATATTTTAATGATTTAGCTGTTTCAATTGCCGGTAGAAGTGTCGGAGGTCCAGCAAAGGTAGCTATATTCTCTAGTGCTTTGCAAGGGACGATTAGTGGTAGTTCAGTAGCAAACGTTGTAACCTCAGGTTCTTTTACGATTCCAATGATGAAAAAGCTTGGCTATCGTAAAGAGTTTGCAGGTGCAGTTGAGGCTGCAGCTTCAACCGGTGGCCAGTTAATGCCACCAATCATGGGAGCAGCTGCTTTCCTAATGGTTGAATTTATCGGTAATGGTATTACGTATTGGGACATTGCAAAAGCAGCGGCCATTCCGGCTGTACTATACTTTGCGGGAATATGGATCATGACCCACTTTGAAGCTAAGCGTATTGGTTTACGCGGAATGACAAAAGAGGAAATGCCAGATCGTAAAGAAGTGTTAAAGAAGATTTATTTACTAGTACCTATTTTAGCAGTAGTCGTTCTTCTAATGTCAGGTATGAGTGTAACTAGAGCAGCTCTTTGGGCAATTGTTGTTACGGTCGGAGTAAGTGCAATTAGGAAGGAAACACGTATTGGTCTAGTAGGAATCATTTCAGCTTTAGTGGATGGTGCAAGGACTGCACTAGCTGTAGCTGCAGCAACCGCTGCTGCCGGTATGATTGTTGGGGTTGTTACAAAAACAGGATTAGGGTTAAAGCTTGCAAATGGACTGTTAGATTTATCTGGGGGCTTAATTCTTCCGACATTATTCTTTACAATGGTAGCTGCCATTGTCCTAGGAATGGGTTCACCTACAACGGCGAACTATGTAATCACATCCACAATAGCAGCGCCAGCTATTATTTTACTAGGTGTTCCTGATCTATCAGCACATTTATTCGTATTTTATTTCGGAATCGTAGCTGACGTTACTCCACCAGTTGCCTTAGCAGCTTTTGCCGCTGCTGGTGTATCAGGAGGAGAGCCGATACGAACCGGGTTCCAATCAGCAAGGCTTGCAATTGCAGCATTCATTATTCCATACATCTTTGTCTTGTCACCAGAGTTATTGATGATTGATACGACTGTTCCTCGTACACTTTGGGTAGTAGCGACATCTCTCATGGGGATGATTGCAATCGGAGCAGGAATGATCGGGTATTGGATGAGAAGTACTCACTGGATTGAACGTATTCTTGCAGTGACTGCAGGGCTATTGTTGATATATCCAGAGGGTTATAGTGATACAATCGGGCTAGTCATGTTTATTGGGTTATTGGTTATGCAGTATGTGATTAAGAGAGAGAATCCACGTAAAACAGCGACTGCCAATTCATAA
- a CDS encoding PAS domain-containing protein — MIINKLLENKTINFESIFNYLEDMVFIIKVEENGVFRVIEVNEAYIKGSGLTKEQMLNKQIDEIVSYEDALKVAHNYNEAMRLNSSLTYEETMTLNDIVKTFETNIIPVFEDDNECSIIIGIGRDITERKNYENEIIQTKEKFQKVIHHQQGIVFNVEKVEQDYIYTLFDGQIISQFNNLPSEVVGKRPQDIMPISLAEMIIAKYDHCWNLQEKVVFEEDVNDLVFLTVLSPVIENGQTQSIIGSTIDISEKRRTEETLFKKEKLSLLGEMSAGIGHEIRNPLTTIKGFLKMMKEDPTNIKSDFIDIISSEVESIDRIAGELMMLAKPQAFQKNPFNIGSLLNDVVFLMESQAFTQGVTLEYRTTNPNIFIDGDHNQIKQVFFNLIKNSIEAMESNLKGGVQIICDHNEHEVIIKVVDEGCGISSEKIKTIGEPFYTTKTKGNGLGLMITQRIIRNHNGSIQCESELGKGTTFTISFPLFNI; from the coding sequence ATGATTATTAATAAACTACTAGAAAATAAAACCATTAACTTTGAATCTATATTTAATTACTTGGAGGATATGGTTTTTATAATTAAAGTCGAGGAAAATGGAGTATTTCGTGTTATAGAAGTAAATGAAGCTTATATTAAAGGTTCAGGGTTAACAAAGGAACAAATGTTAAATAAACAAATTGATGAAATAGTCTCCTATGAAGATGCACTGAAGGTTGCACATAATTATAATGAGGCTATGAGATTGAATTCTTCTTTAACATATGAAGAAACTATGACGTTAAATGATATTGTAAAAACATTTGAAACGAACATTATTCCTGTTTTTGAGGACGATAATGAATGTAGTATTATTATTGGTATTGGTCGAGACATTACGGAACGGAAAAATTATGAAAATGAAATCATCCAAACAAAAGAAAAATTCCAAAAGGTTATCCATCATCAGCAAGGTATAGTTTTTAATGTAGAGAAGGTAGAACAGGATTATATCTATACTTTATTTGATGGACAAATTATTAGCCAGTTTAACAACCTTCCAAGTGAAGTTGTTGGAAAAAGGCCACAAGACATTATGCCTATTAGTCTAGCGGAAATGATTATAGCTAAGTATGATCATTGCTGGAATCTTCAAGAAAAAGTTGTGTTTGAAGAGGATGTAAATGATTTGGTATTTCTAACAGTTTTAAGCCCTGTAATTGAAAATGGACAAACTCAAAGTATTATTGGTTCAACAATAGATATTAGTGAGAAGAGAAGAACAGAGGAAACTCTATTTAAAAAAGAAAAACTTTCGTTACTTGGAGAAATGTCTGCCGGAATTGGTCATGAAATTAGAAACCCCCTTACTACTATAAAGGGTTTTTTGAAGATGATGAAGGAAGATCCTACTAATATAAAGTCAGATTTTATTGATATCATTAGTTCTGAAGTAGAAAGTATCGACAGAATAGCAGGTGAGCTTATGATGCTCGCTAAACCACAAGCTTTTCAAAAGAATCCATTTAATATTGGATCACTACTTAATGATGTCGTTTTCTTAATGGAATCTCAGGCTTTTACACAAGGAGTGACGTTGGAGTATAGGACAACTAATCCTAACATCTTTATAGATGGAGACCATAATCAAATAAAACAAGTGTTTTTCAATTTAATAAAAAACTCTATAGAAGCTATGGAATCAAACCTTAAAGGTGGAGTTCAAATAATTTGTGACCATAATGAACATGAGGTAATTATTAAGGTAGTCGATGAAGGCTGCGGTATTTCGAGTGAAAAAATTAAAACAATAGGCGAACCCTTTTATACAACTAAAACAAAGGGGAATGGGTTAGGTTTAATGATTACCCAACGAATTATAAGAAACCACAATGGCTCTATACAATGTGAGAGTGAGTTAGGAAAAGGGACAACTTTTACAATTTCTTTTCCATTATTTAATATTTGA
- a CDS encoding SidA/IucD/PvdA family monooxygenase: MYDWIIIGGGIHGCTVASFLLKNQRTESDKLLIIDPYSEPMYRWRRNTKIIGMEYLRSPSVHQIDVDPFSLQKYAQENNLSSSGFYGPYKRPALTLFNEHCESIINEVNLQHSWHQGKVCSVKKVEGIWRVTTENGEDFFTKNIVISISINDQFNLPDWASEVKAKLPNQLYHVFDENIDEVGALKPPIVIIGGGITAAHLSIKLSNLYPGKVTLVKRHPFRVHDFDSDSGWLGPKKLQLYYKFKTYEERRQSINKARNKGSIPKEILLKLKKLERDNKLLIQDGEIQSTRINEEKITLVLDNQTISAQTIVCSTGFVSSLPSQQWLKELIEEHQLKCATCGYPIINHSLEWCSHLYVSGPLAELEIGPVARNISGARMAADRIVRSLKYKAK, translated from the coding sequence ATGTACGATTGGATTATAATAGGCGGAGGAATACACGGTTGCACAGTAGCCTCTTTTCTTTTAAAGAATCAAAGAACAGAGAGTGACAAACTCCTCATCATTGATCCGTACAGTGAACCTATGTATCGATGGAGAAGAAATACAAAGATAATCGGGATGGAGTATCTACGTTCCCCTTCCGTTCATCAGATTGATGTAGACCCTTTCAGTTTACAAAAATACGCACAAGAGAATAACTTATCTTCAAGCGGGTTTTATGGTCCGTATAAACGACCTGCATTAACACTTTTTAATGAACATTGTGAATCGATTATAAATGAAGTGAATTTACAGCATTCTTGGCACCAAGGGAAGGTATGTTCAGTAAAAAAGGTTGAAGGAATCTGGAGAGTAACTACGGAAAATGGCGAAGATTTCTTTACTAAGAATATTGTCATTTCAATTAGTATTAATGATCAATTTAACCTCCCGGATTGGGCTTCAGAAGTCAAAGCAAAGCTACCAAATCAACTTTATCATGTTTTTGATGAAAATATAGATGAAGTAGGAGCATTAAAACCTCCAATTGTAATTATAGGGGGAGGAATTACAGCAGCGCATCTTTCAATTAAACTTAGTAATCTATATCCAGGAAAAGTAACGTTAGTAAAGCGACATCCGTTTCGAGTTCATGATTTTGATAGTGATTCAGGATGGCTAGGTCCTAAAAAATTACAACTGTATTATAAATTTAAGACGTATGAAGAGCGAAGGCAATCAATTAATAAAGCAAGAAATAAAGGCTCAATTCCAAAAGAAATTCTTCTGAAATTAAAAAAGCTAGAAAGGGATAATAAGTTACTAATACAAGATGGAGAGATACAATCTACACGGATTAATGAAGAAAAAATTACTCTAGTCTTGGATAACCAGACCATCTCCGCCCAAACTATAGTATGTTCAACAGGGTTTGTTTCCTCATTACCTAGTCAACAATGGCTAAAAGAGTTAATCGAGGAACACCAATTAAAATGTGCAACTTGTGGCTATCCAATCATTAATCATTCGTTGGAATGGTGTTCTCATTTGTATGTATCAGGTCCTTTAGCCGAGCTCGAAATAGGACCAGTTGCTAGAAATATTTCTGGAGCCCGAATGGCTGCGGATAGAATAGTGAGAAGTTTGAAATATAAAGCGAAATGA
- a CDS encoding metal-sensitive transcriptional regulator: MEYTDQMKNRVKRMEGQLRGILKMMEDGKDCKEVITQLSAVRSAVDRTVGVIVSTNLVECVQNAEKRGETTDEFIKEAVNLLVKSR; the protein is encoded by the coding sequence ATGGAATACACTGATCAAATGAAAAATCGTGTGAAACGAATGGAAGGACAGTTAAGAGGAATCTTAAAAATGATGGAAGACGGTAAGGATTGCAAAGAAGTAATCACTCAGCTGTCAGCAGTTCGTTCAGCAGTTGATCGCACTGTAGGAGTAATTGTCAGTACAAATTTAGTAGAATGTGTGCAAAATGCCGAGAAAAGAGGAGAAACTACTGACGAGTTTATTAAAGAAGCAGTCAACCTACTTGTAAAAAGTAGATAA
- a CDS encoding sulfurtransferase TusA family protein: protein MNSNNFLDAKGLACPMPIVKTKKAMSDMEAGQVLEIHTTDKGALNDLTAWAKSCGHELLKHEENDNVLKFWIKKG from the coding sequence ATGAACTCAAATAATTTTTTAGATGCAAAAGGACTTGCATGTCCAATGCCAATTGTAAAAACAAAGAAAGCTATGAGCGATATGGAAGCCGGTCAGGTGTTAGAAATTCATACTACAGACAAAGGTGCATTAAATGATCTAACTGCTTGGGCAAAGTCTTGTGGACATGAGCTTTTAAAGCATGAAGAAAATGATAATGTACTAAAATTTTGGATTAAAAAAGGATAA
- a CDS encoding DsrE/DsrF/DrsH-like family protein, translating to MTEKKKTTIVLFSGDYDKAMAAYIIANGAAAYDHEVTIFHTFWGLNALRKDEHIEVKKSFMEKMFGKMMPRGAEKLGLSKMQFAGFGPRMIKGVMKKHNAMTLEQLIDMAKEQDVKLVACTMTMDLLGLHKDELLENIEYAGVAAYLADAEDGNVNLFI from the coding sequence ATGACAGAAAAGAAAAAAACAACGATTGTATTATTTAGTGGGGATTATGATAAAGCAATGGCAGCTTATATTATTGCAAATGGTGCAGCAGCTTATGATCATGAAGTAACTATATTTCACACTTTCTGGGGATTAAATGCTTTACGTAAAGATGAACATATAGAAGTTAAAAAGAGTTTTATGGAAAAAATGTTCGGCAAAATGATGCCTAGAGGCGCTGAAAAGTTGGGATTATCAAAGATGCAATTTGCTGGTTTTGGTCCAAGAATGATTAAAGGTGTAATGAAAAAGCATAATGCGATGACTTTAGAGCAATTAATTGATATGGCCAAAGAACAAGATGTAAAATTAGTAGCTTGTACGATGACGATGGATTTATTAGGCCTTCATAAAGATGAATTATTAGAGAACATTGAATATGCTGGTGTTGCAGCTTATTTAGCAGATGCGGAAGATGGCAATGTAAACTTATTTATTTAG
- a CDS encoding rhodanese-like domain-containing protein — MDYLNYILIGLLILFLLQRLLPTKGVRQITTSDLRKELNDKNKQYIDVRTAGEFKGRNIKGFKNIPLHELASKVNELSKDKEVVVICQSGMRSNKATKVLRKQGFKQVTNVKGGMSAWG, encoded by the coding sequence ATGGACTATTTGAATTATATATTGATTGGTCTTTTAATCTTATTTTTACTTCAACGTTTACTTCCAACTAAAGGTGTTAGACAAATTACAACTAGTGATTTAAGAAAAGAATTGAATGATAAGAATAAACAATATATTGATGTTCGAACTGCAGGCGAGTTTAAAGGTAGAAACATCAAAGGCTTTAAAAATATACCTCTTCACGAATTAGCCTCTAAGGTAAATGAGTTATCAAAAGATAAAGAGGTAGTTGTAATCTGTCAAAGTGGGATGAGAAGTAATAAAGCAACAAAGGTATTAAGAAAGCAAGGATTTAAGCAAGTAACGAATGTTAAGGGTGGTATGAGTGCTTGGGGTTAA
- a CDS encoding rhodanese-like domain-containing protein yields MKTMTAIEVETLLNEGQTLNMIDVREVDEVEAGKIPGVIHIPLALVEFRMHELDKSKEYVMICRSGGRSGRAAQFLESQGFNVINMTGGMLTWEGKDK; encoded by the coding sequence ATGAAGACAATGACAGCAATCGAAGTTGAAACTTTATTAAATGAAGGCCAAACATTAAATATGATTGACGTTCGTGAAGTAGACGAAGTAGAAGCTGGTAAAATTCCTGGAGTTATTCATATTCCATTAGCTTTAGTTGAATTCCGTATGCACGAGCTTGATAAATCGAAAGAATATGTGATGATCTGCCGTTCAGGAGGAAGAAGTGGTCGTGCTGCACAGTTTTTAGAGAGCCAAGGCTTTAATGTAATTAATATGACTGGTGGAATGCTTACTTGGGAAGGTAAGGATAAGTAA
- a CDS encoding sulfurtransferase TusA family protein: MENLKVNEILDTKGLACPMPIVKTKKAMNSIEPGHVLEVQATDKGSKADIKAWADSTGHQYLGTLEEGNILKHYLRKSSGEEKLDKKHPNVVNNDELAQKLNNEIVVLDVREAAEYAFNHIPNAISIPLGELDNRLNDLNKNDEIYVICRTGSRSDFAAQKLAENGFSNVFNVVPGMSQWSGATESVNKFF, encoded by the coding sequence ATGGAGAATTTAAAAGTAAATGAAATTTTAGATACAAAAGGCTTAGCATGTCCAATGCCGATTGTAAAAACGAAAAAAGCTATGAATAGCATAGAGCCTGGTCATGTTTTAGAGGTTCAAGCAACAGATAAAGGTTCTAAAGCGGATATTAAAGCATGGGCTGATAGCACTGGCCATCAATATTTAGGTACGCTTGAAGAAGGCAATATTCTAAAGCACTACTTAAGAAAGTCTTCTGGAGAAGAAAAGCTTGATAAAAAACATCCTAATGTAGTCAATAATGATGAGTTAGCACAAAAATTAAATAATGAAATTGTTGTGTTAGACGTGAGGGAAGCAGCTGAGTATGCATTTAATCATATTCCAAACGCCATCTCAATTCCTTTAGGTGAGTTAGACAATCGATTAAACGATTTAAATAAAAATGATGAAATCTATGTAATTTGTCGTACAGGAAGCCGTAGTGATTTTGCTGCGCAAAAACTAGCTGAGAATGGATTTAGTAACGTATTTAATGTTGTTCCAGGTATGAGTCAATGGTCTGGGGCTACAGAAAGTGTAAATAAATTTTTTTAA
- a CDS encoding MBL fold metallo-hydrolase, which translates to MTVNAMTSKEVTKKVINKEALFILDVRNDSDFQDWKIEGANFKYLNVPYFDLLEGVEDILDKIPTDKEILVVCAKEGSSIFVAEMLAEAGRTVSYLEGGMKAWSEYLEPVKVGDLKDGGEIFQFVRIGKGCLSYMVVSNGEAAIIDATRMTDVYLDFAESIGAKITHIFDTHLHADHISGGRKIAEKTNATYWLPPKDAEEVTFEYQALEGGNVVTIGNTAIDIHALYSPGHTIGSTSFVVDSAFLLSGDILFIDSIGRPDLAGMAEDWVGDLRESLYKRYRELSEELVVLPAHFMIIEELNEDGSVAEKLGTLFANNHGLNIEDENEFRKLVTENLPPQPNAYQEIRETNMGKITPDDEKQREMEIGPNRCAVR; encoded by the coding sequence ATGACTGTTAATGCTATGACTTCAAAAGAGGTAACGAAAAAAGTAATTAATAAAGAAGCACTATTTATTTTAGATGTTCGCAACGATAGTGATTTTCAAGACTGGAAGATTGAAGGAGCAAACTTTAAGTATTTAAATGTACCTTATTTTGATTTGCTTGAAGGTGTTGAAGATATTCTTGATAAAATTCCAACTGACAAGGAAATACTTGTTGTTTGTGCAAAAGAAGGATCTTCTATCTTTGTAGCAGAGATGCTTGCTGAAGCTGGGCGTACTGTTTCTTATTTAGAAGGTGGTATGAAAGCTTGGAGTGAATACCTAGAGCCAGTAAAAGTTGGGGACTTAAAAGATGGTGGCGAAATTTTTCAATTCGTACGTATTGGCAAAGGTTGTCTATCATACATGGTCGTTTCAAACGGTGAGGCTGCAATTATTGATGCAACACGTATGACTGATGTATACCTTGATTTTGCTGAAAGTATTGGAGCGAAAATCACTCACATTTTTGATACTCACCTTCATGCAGATCACATTTCTGGAGGGCGTAAAATTGCTGAGAAAACAAATGCAACGTATTGGCTACCTCCAAAGGATGCAGAAGAAGTAACGTTCGAATACCAAGCGTTAGAAGGCGGAAATGTGGTAACAATCGGTAATACAGCGATTGACATTCATGCATTGTATTCACCGGGACACACAATTGGATCTACTTCATTTGTTGTTGATTCAGCATTCCTACTTTCAGGAGATATCTTATTTATTGATTCAATTGGGAGACCAGACCTAGCTGGGATGGCTGAAGATTGGGTTGGAGACTTACGTGAAAGCTTATACAAACGTTACAGAGAATTATCAGAGGAATTAGTTGTTCTTCCAGCACACTTTATGATCATCGAAGAGCTAAATGAGGACGGAAGTGTTGCAGAAAAATTAGGTACTCTTTTTGCAAATAATCATGGATTAAACATTGAAGACGAAAACGAATTTAGAAAATTAGTGACAGAAAATCTACCGCCACAACCAAATGCATATCAAGAAATTCGTGAAACAAACATGGGGAAAATTACTCCAGATGATGAAAAACAACGTGAAATGGAAATCGGACCAAACCGTTGTGCGGTACGTTAA
- a CDS encoding sulfurtransferase TusA family protein, which produces MEANKVLDAKGLACPMPIVKTKKAMNELESGQVLEIHATDKGAKNDLTAWAKSGGHELIKHQEDADVLKFWIRKG; this is translated from the coding sequence ATGGAAGCAAACAAAGTATTAGACGCGAAAGGATTGGCATGTCCAATGCCTATCGTTAAAACAAAAAAGGCAATGAACGAACTTGAATCTGGTCAAGTGCTAGAAATTCATGCAACTGATAAAGGTGCAAAAAATGATTTAACTGCCTGGGCTAAATCGGGTGGTCATGAGTTAATTAAACATCAAGAAGATGCAGATGTTTTAAAGTTTTGGATTAGAAAAGGTTGA
- a CDS encoding sulfite exporter TauE/SafE family protein: MDFAFIITIFLIGFIGSYISGMLGIGGSIIKYPMLLYIPPMLGVAAFTAHEVSGISAIQVFFATIGGVWAYRKGGYLNKTLIIYMGSSILIGSFVGGYGSKLMSEGGINLIYGILALIAAVMMFIPKKGIDDIPFDQVTFNKWLAAALALIVGVGAGIVGAAGAFLLVPIMLVVLKIPTRMTIASSLAITFISSIGATVGKITTGQIDYFPAFIMIIASLIASPLGAMAGKKVNTKVLQVILAVLIFATAVKIWMDII; this comes from the coding sequence ATGGATTTTGCCTTTATAATTACGATTTTCCTAATTGGTTTCATCGGTTCATATATTTCAGGAATGCTAGGTATTGGTGGTTCGATTATTAAATACCCAATGCTACTATATATTCCACCAATGCTCGGAGTGGCCGCATTCACAGCACATGAAGTATCAGGGATTAGTGCGATACAAGTATTTTTTGCAACAATTGGTGGTGTGTGGGCCTACCGAAAAGGTGGCTACTTAAATAAGACACTCATTATTTATATGGGAAGCAGTATATTAATAGGTAGTTTTGTTGGTGGATATGGATCTAAGCTTATGTCAGAGGGTGGTATAAATCTTATCTATGGAATCTTAGCATTAATAGCCGCGGTGATGATGTTTATTCCTAAAAAGGGGATTGACGATATTCCTTTTGATCAAGTTACATTTAATAAGTGGCTTGCTGCAGCACTAGCTTTAATTGTTGGGGTCGGAGCAGGAATTGTTGGAGCAGCGGGAGCATTCTTACTTGTTCCAATTATGCTTGTAGTCTTAAAAATCCCAACTCGAATGACGATTGCGTCTTCATTAGCGATTACATTTATCTCGTCTATTGGTGCAACGGTTGGTAAAATTACAACGGGGCAAATCGACTATTTCCCTGCATTTATTATGATTATTGCTAGTTTAATTGCTTCACCTTTAGGAGCGATGGCTGGGAAAAAGGTAAATACAAAAGTCCTCCAAGTAATTTTAGCAGTGTTAATCTTTGCAACAGCGGTTAAGATTTGGATGGATATTATTTAG